The proteins below are encoded in one region of Paenibacillus albus:
- a CDS encoding methyl-accepting chemotaxis protein, with the protein MFDWLGFRKGLPLWWSYKLNAAMNEDVADIFEGIAETRMDILQAWAAEYWDHLDRLLHQMSLKQPIDSAIASNTTASWEGLFAGTRARASDFSELFLLDDENRVTFSTEPRHVGELYGHGTVLAPGLTYSQDQTSGGRKCLFGPYADPWTLTIGPSSSSFHDKMTLLFITPIVHDGKWQGALCGRVPNDVIGDLIQRESGHVYSDSGDNYLFMARPALNTYIAPGTALSRSRFEDRTFTHGDNLKDGVTTDFGIVSVEEHTELELIFTDPATGQLHPGVANTIRNGSNLFTQFPGYSDYRHIPVIGKGVTFQLPHCPDLWGMMCEGDLEEVYRIRSIRYTQSKLVAGWLASLSIISAIIAYYLFTSVTPIIGSLIIGGFSFLFGLAVMRVLDRKGNQVTVRQMRRLNQFIRINAEGKGDLTQRLDTSSFPNNETRELAKWINNMIDSIEGIMLQVKLASSDVLTNQRALLETTGATAGTTERVSTKVSDMILSIRSQLKDIDIAKDVAGEMRETLRMLEDKASSNISVAQDELVRIGDKMEQIAAHVAVTNQSVEAFMVTTNEIRNVLRVIEGISSQTHLLALNASIEAARVGEQGKGFAVVAAEIRKLADHTKLSTEQVHDIVHQIYVNAKQATETMAEGTKVVTEGTALVAAASELLSSSQDNDTLKSQIIDEVVVIMEKIADVSKQNRIISTEVERNVQDLLGDFVNVRHTSNHVEAITAFLQQLVGQFQLSDVRKR; encoded by the coding sequence ATGTTTGATTGGTTGGGATTTCGCAAAGGACTGCCCTTGTGGTGGTCGTACAAGCTCAATGCTGCGATGAACGAGGATGTTGCGGATATTTTCGAAGGTATCGCAGAAACAAGAATGGACATCCTTCAGGCGTGGGCAGCTGAATACTGGGATCATCTCGACCGTTTGCTTCATCAAATGTCCCTCAAGCAGCCTATTGATTCTGCTATAGCCTCGAATACCACTGCCTCTTGGGAAGGATTGTTTGCCGGGACGCGAGCTAGAGCTTCGGACTTCTCCGAGCTCTTCCTGCTTGATGATGAGAACCGCGTTACCTTCTCGACGGAACCTCGTCATGTCGGAGAGCTGTATGGGCACGGAACTGTGCTGGCGCCTGGATTAACGTACTCGCAAGATCAGACGTCCGGCGGCCGTAAATGTTTGTTCGGCCCTTATGCCGATCCTTGGACGCTTACAATCGGGCCGAGCTCGTCTTCTTTTCATGATAAAATGACGCTTCTCTTTATTACTCCGATTGTCCATGACGGCAAATGGCAAGGCGCTTTGTGCGGGCGAGTACCAAACGATGTGATCGGTGATCTCATTCAGCGGGAATCCGGCCATGTCTATTCCGATTCCGGCGACAACTATCTGTTTATGGCTCGCCCTGCACTGAATACCTACATAGCACCAGGCACAGCCTTGTCCCGCAGCCGTTTCGAAGACCGTACCTTTACCCACGGCGACAATTTGAAGGATGGTGTTACTACAGACTTTGGCATCGTTTCCGTCGAAGAGCATACAGAGCTTGAGCTTATCTTTACCGATCCCGCTACCGGACAGCTCCATCCCGGTGTTGCGAACACCATAAGAAACGGCTCCAATCTGTTCACCCAGTTTCCCGGCTATTCGGATTACCGGCACATTCCCGTCATTGGCAAAGGCGTCACCTTCCAGCTTCCGCACTGTCCCGATCTGTGGGGGATGATGTGCGAAGGTGACTTGGAGGAAGTCTACCGCATCCGCAGCATCCGCTATACGCAATCCAAGCTTGTGGCAGGATGGCTGGCCAGCCTTAGCATTATTAGTGCGATAATCGCTTATTATCTCTTCACAAGCGTCACGCCTATCATCGGCTCGCTAATTATCGGCGGCTTCAGCTTCTTGTTTGGCCTTGCCGTGATGCGCGTGCTTGATCGCAAAGGTAATCAGGTGACTGTTCGCCAAATGCGCAGATTAAATCAATTTATCCGTATTAATGCCGAAGGCAAGGGAGACCTTACCCAGCGTCTGGATACGAGCTCCTTTCCAAACAACGAAACACGCGAGCTTGCCAAATGGATTAACAATATGATCGATTCGATCGAAGGCATCATGCTTCAAGTGAAACTCGCTTCCAGCGACGTGTTAACCAACCAACGCGCGCTGCTCGAGACGACCGGGGCAACAGCCGGCACGACCGAACGGGTCAGCACAAAGGTCAGCGACATGATCCTCAGCATTCGCAGCCAGCTGAAGGACATTGATATTGCCAAGGATGTCGCAGGCGAGATGCGCGAGACACTGCGCATGCTGGAGGATAAGGCATCCTCCAATATCAGCGTCGCGCAGGACGAGCTTGTTCGGATCGGCGATAAAATGGAGCAGATTGCAGCGCATGTTGCGGTAACAAACCAATCTGTCGAAGCTTTTATGGTCACTACAAATGAAATTCGCAATGTACTGCGTGTCATTGAGGGAATATCCTCGCAGACCCATCTGCTGGCGCTTAACGCATCCATTGAAGCCGCACGGGTCGGCGAGCAAGGCAAAGGCTTCGCGGTTGTCGCGGCTGAAATCCGCAAATTAGCCGATCATACCAAGTTGTCAACGGAACAAGTGCACGATATCGTCCACCAGATCTATGTTAACGCCAAGCAAGCTACAGAGACGATGGCCGAAGGAACCAAAGTCGTGACGGAAGGAACCGCACTAGTCGCAGCCGCCTCCGAGCTCTTGAGCAGCAGCCAAGATAATGACACCTTAAAATCGCAAATCATCGACGAGGTGGTCGTCATTATGGAGAAAATCGCGGATGTGAGCAAGCAGAACCGCATCATCTCGACCGAGGTGGAACGCAATGTGCAGGATCTGCTCGGTGATTTCGTGAACGTTCGCCACACCTCCAATCATGTAGAAGCGATTACAGCGTTCCTTCAACAGCTTGTAGGGCAGTTCCAGCTTAGCGATGTACGCAAGCGCTAA
- a CDS encoding alpha/beta fold hydrolase, whose amino-acid sequence MGHYVEVEKGVKLYVEDIGSGKPVIFVHGWPVNHKMFEYQYNVLPKRGYRCIGIDLRGYGRSDAPWSGYDYNRMSDDIAIVADALGLRHAMLVGFSMGGALAIRYAARHSGRRLGGLVLAAAAAPVFTQRPDFPYGAPVEQVNRTIAGLYVDRPKTVADFGMTFFAKPISDPFRTWFNGLGYDASSYGTIKGLESLRDEDLREDLAKVRLPTTILHGKLDAIAPYALAEQMNKGIQGSKLVPFVESGHGLFYDEREKFNQELLNALDGK is encoded by the coding sequence ATGGGGCACTATGTGGAAGTGGAGAAAGGTGTAAAGCTGTACGTCGAGGATATCGGATCAGGGAAGCCGGTCATATTTGTCCACGGATGGCCGGTCAATCACAAGATGTTCGAATACCAGTACAATGTGCTGCCAAAGCGCGGCTATCGCTGCATCGGCATTGATCTGCGCGGCTACGGCAGGTCAGATGCGCCTTGGAGCGGATACGACTACAATCGTATGTCCGATGACATAGCCATCGTGGCGGATGCGCTAGGTCTTCGGCATGCCATGCTTGTCGGCTTCTCGATGGGAGGTGCGCTGGCAATCCGATATGCTGCGCGCCACAGCGGGAGAAGACTAGGCGGACTTGTGCTTGCAGCCGCAGCAGCGCCGGTGTTCACACAGCGGCCGGACTTCCCATACGGAGCGCCTGTAGAACAAGTGAATAGAACCATCGCCGGACTGTACGTTGATCGGCCCAAGACCGTAGCGGATTTCGGTATGACCTTTTTTGCGAAGCCGATCAGCGATCCGTTTCGTACTTGGTTTAACGGGCTTGGCTACGACGCCTCTTCCTACGGAACGATCAAAGGGCTCGAATCGCTGCGCGATGAAGATTTGCGCGAGGACCTCGCCAAAGTACGGCTCCCCACGACGATTCTCCACGGCAAGCTGGATGCTATCGCGCCTTATGCGCTGGCAGAGCAAATGAATAAAGGGATTCAAGGCTCCAAGCTCGTTCCATTCGTGGAGAGCGGACACGGTCTCTTCTACGACGAGCGCGAGAAGTTCAATCAAGAGCTGCTGAACGCCTTAGACGGCAAATAA
- a CDS encoding superoxide dismutase produces MAHQLPALPYANNALEPHIDETTMMIHHDRHHNAYVTNLNAALESAPELQSKSIEDLIADLNSVPEAIRTAVRNNGGGHANHSLFWETIGPNAGGEPTGALADAIASELGGLEQFKADFAKAATTRFGSGWAFLALSKDGKLKVYSLPNQDSPIMEGETPLLGLDVWEHAYYLKYQNKRPDYIAAFWNVVNWSEVGKRYEAAK; encoded by the coding sequence ATGGCACACCAATTGCCTGCTTTGCCTTACGCAAACAATGCGCTTGAGCCGCATATCGATGAAACAACGATGATGATTCACCACGACCGTCATCATAACGCTTATGTAACGAACCTGAACGCTGCGCTGGAGTCCGCTCCTGAGCTGCAAAGCAAATCGATCGAAGATCTGATTGCTGATCTGAACAGCGTTCCTGAAGCAATCCGCACGGCTGTCCGCAACAACGGCGGCGGCCACGCGAACCACTCCCTGTTCTGGGAAACAATCGGACCAAACGCTGGCGGCGAGCCTACTGGGGCTTTGGCTGATGCAATCGCTAGCGAGCTGGGCGGCCTTGAGCAGTTCAAAGCTGACTTCGCGAAAGCAGCAACAACTCGTTTCGGCAGCGGCTGGGCGTTCCTTGCGCTTAGCAAAGACGGCAAGCTGAAAGTGTACAGCCTTCCGAACCAAGACAGCCCGATCATGGAAGGCGAAACTCCGCTTCTTGGTCTGGATGTATGGGAGCACGCTTACTACCTGAAATACCAAAACAAACGCCCTGACTACATTGCAGCGTTCTGGAACGTTGTTAACTGGTCTGAAGTTGGCAAACGTTACGAAGCTGCGAAATAA
- a CDS encoding sugar nucleotide-binding protein: MTAKERALRVIVTGTEGELGNTLVYGTNEPGIAVLGFSRSGMDVNDLEHCRQVVKRYQADAVIHCEPALPIRNVALAANEFGAKLVYVIQGDASEAEKEIGPLAHRAYIVQLDRELAHSPEPNKELSTFLVRLVLTDNYGLYQLSASGELAWHAFKQHKTWRSSVR, translated from the coding sequence ATGACAGCGAAGGAAAGAGCGTTGCGGGTTATTGTAACAGGTACGGAAGGGGAGCTCGGCAATACGCTTGTCTACGGCACGAACGAACCTGGAATAGCGGTTCTCGGCTTCAGCAGAAGCGGCATGGATGTCAACGATCTGGAGCATTGCCGCCAAGTTGTGAAACGGTATCAGGCGGACGCAGTTATTCACTGCGAGCCCGCGTTGCCAATTCGGAATGTCGCGCTTGCAGCCAATGAGTTCGGAGCCAAGCTCGTTTATGTTATTCAAGGCGATGCAAGCGAGGCGGAGAAGGAGATCGGCCCTCTAGCGCACCGTGCATATATCGTGCAACTCGATCGGGAGTTGGCTCACAGTCCAGAGCCGAATAAAGAGTTATCTACCTTCTTGGTTCGTCTTGTGCTGACGGACAACTATGGACTCTATCAACTATCTGCTAGCGGCGAGCTGGCGTGGCATGCGTTCAAGCAGCATAAAACCTGGCGCAGCAGCGTACGGTAG
- the rfbC gene encoding dTDP-4-dehydrorhamnose 3,5-epimerase: protein MKVSSIVLPGVKLIEPDVYGDNRGFFSESYNEQKLQEQGIGHRFVQDNHSLSVEAGVLRGLHYQLAPMAQTKLVRCTSGAIYDVVLDIRQGSPTFGRWQGFILSASNFRQLLVPQGFAHGFCTLVPNSEVQYKVDQFYSAEHDRGIAWDDPALGIDWPIAKPILSSKDAGHPVLLRAETNFAFEGEQG, encoded by the coding sequence TTGAAAGTGTCGAGTATTGTTCTGCCGGGCGTGAAACTGATTGAACCGGATGTTTACGGCGATAACCGTGGTTTCTTCTCGGAGAGCTATAACGAGCAGAAGCTGCAGGAGCAGGGGATCGGCCATCGCTTCGTGCAGGATAACCATTCGTTATCTGTAGAGGCTGGCGTGCTGCGCGGCCTGCATTATCAGCTTGCGCCGATGGCGCAGACGAAGCTCGTCCGTTGTACGAGCGGTGCAATCTATGATGTGGTTCTCGATATTCGGCAGGGCTCCCCGACATTCGGGAGATGGCAGGGATTTATTTTATCGGCATCGAATTTCCGCCAGCTGCTCGTCCCGCAAGGGTTCGCGCACGGCTTCTGCACGCTTGTTCCGAACAGCGAAGTGCAGTATAAGGTCGATCAGTTCTATTCAGCAGAGCATGATCGCGGCATAGCTTGGGATGATCCGGCGCTTGGCATAGACTGGCCGATAGCTAAACCTATTCTGTCCAGTAAAGATGCGGGGCATCCGGTCTTGCTGCGCGCAGAAACGAATTTCGCATTCGAGGGTGAGCAAGGATGA
- the rfbB gene encoding dTDP-glucose 4,6-dehydratase codes for MKIIVTGGAGFIGSNFIHYMMKKHPEYAIVNVDALTYAGNPHNLRAVEKLDGYRFVQADIADRKALEPVFAAESIDAVINFAAESHVDRSIVQPDIFVRTNVLGTQTLLDLTKQYGVGKFVQVSTDEVYGTLGAAGLFTEATPLAPNSPYSASKAGADLLVRAYYETYGMNVNITRCSNNYGPYQFPEKLIPLMIQNALDDKPLPVYGDGLHVRDWLYVEDHCRAIDLVLHQGAPGEIYNVGGMNERTNIEVVRRIVAELGKPESLITYVQDRLGHDRRYAIDASKIQRELGWIPMYDYESGIKSTIEWYLNHAKWLENVRTGAYRGGHS; via the coding sequence ATGAAAATCATCGTAACAGGCGGGGCGGGCTTCATCGGCAGCAACTTTATTCACTATATGATGAAGAAGCACCCCGAGTACGCAATCGTCAATGTCGATGCTCTCACTTATGCCGGCAATCCGCATAATCTGCGAGCGGTGGAGAAGCTCGATGGCTATCGTTTCGTGCAAGCTGATATTGCCGACCGCAAGGCGCTTGAGCCGGTGTTCGCAGCGGAAAGCATAGATGCAGTCATTAACTTCGCGGCGGAATCGCATGTAGACCGCAGCATCGTGCAGCCGGATATTTTCGTGCGGACGAATGTGCTGGGGACTCAAACGCTGCTTGATCTAACGAAACAATATGGCGTAGGCAAGTTCGTGCAGGTGTCCACGGATGAGGTGTACGGCACGCTCGGCGCAGCCGGATTGTTCACAGAAGCAACGCCGCTTGCGCCGAATAGCCCTTACTCCGCAAGCAAGGCAGGTGCGGATCTGCTCGTCCGCGCCTATTACGAAACCTATGGCATGAACGTGAATATTACCCGCTGCTCCAACAACTATGGACCTTATCAGTTTCCGGAGAAGCTTATTCCGCTTATGATTCAGAATGCTCTAGATGATAAACCGCTGCCCGTCTATGGGGACGGTCTCCATGTGCGCGATTGGCTCTATGTCGAAGACCATTGCCGTGCGATTGATCTCGTGCTGCACCAAGGGGCGCCAGGAGAGATTTATAATGTTGGGGGCATGAATGAGCGGACCAATATTGAAGTGGTTCGCCGAATTGTTGCCGAGCTTGGCAAGCCGGAGTCGCTCATTACCTATGTGCAGGACCGTCTGGGCCACGACCGCAGATATGCCATTGACGCGTCGAAGATCCAGAGGGAGCTTGGCTGGATACCGATGTATGATTACGAATCAGGCATTAAATCGACAATTGAATGGTATTTGAACCATGCAAAGTGGCTGGAAAATGTGCGTACAGGCGCATACCGGGGAGGGCATTCTTAA
- the rfbD gene encoding dTDP-4-dehydrorhamnose reductase: MKLFVTGAGGQLGKELMQLELPPHIQIFGAGRDQLDITNAEQCRQVLAAYAPDAVLHCAAYTAVDKAESEPAAAFLVNEEGTRNIALAAAACGAKLCYISTDYVFDGGASEPYEEHDSVNPQTVYGRSKLAGEQAVQSILDRFFIVRTSWVFGKYGNNFVRTIVKLASERSELQVVSDQIGSPTYTLDLARFLVELVQTEHYGIYHASNQGICSWYDFAQAILSESGLDAVKLVPCATSAFPRPAARPAYSVMSHSAIKRNGLTDLRPWQEALVHYLNDKE; the protein is encoded by the coding sequence ATGAAACTATTCGTAACCGGTGCTGGAGGACAGCTCGGTAAGGAACTGATGCAGCTTGAACTGCCGCCTCACATCCAGATCTTCGGAGCGGGACGCGATCAGCTGGATATTACGAATGCCGAGCAGTGCCGGCAGGTGCTCGCTGCCTATGCGCCGGATGCAGTCCTTCACTGTGCGGCGTATACAGCCGTCGATAAGGCGGAATCTGAACCGGCTGCGGCCTTCCTTGTGAATGAGGAGGGAACGCGCAACATCGCGCTTGCAGCTGCTGCTTGCGGCGCTAAGCTTTGCTACATCAGCACGGATTATGTGTTTGACGGAGGAGCAAGCGAGCCTTACGAAGAGCATGATTCCGTTAATCCTCAGACTGTCTATGGAAGGTCCAAGCTGGCAGGTGAGCAAGCGGTACAGTCGATTCTGGACCGCTTCTTCATTGTGCGCACGTCTTGGGTATTCGGCAAATACGGCAATAATTTCGTTCGGACAATCGTAAAGCTTGCCAGCGAACGCAGTGAGCTCCAAGTGGTTAGCGATCAGATCGGCTCTCCGACATACACGCTTGATCTGGCGCGCTTTCTGGTTGAGCTTGTGCAAACGGAGCATTACGGCATCTATCATGCTTCCAATCAGGGCATATGCTCGTGGTACGATTTTGCCCAGGCGATTCTGAGCGAGAGCGGCTTGGATGCAGTGAAGCTTGTCCCATGCGCAACCTCGGCATTTCCTCGTCCAGCAGCCCGTCCGGCGTACTCCGTTATGAGCCATTCGGCGATTAAACGGAATGGATTAACCGACCTAAGACCGTGGCAAGAGGCGCTCGTCCACTACTTAAACGACAAAGAGTGA
- a CDS encoding GNAT family N-acetyltransferase, translating into MDVRSFQLADYRPVTELLENVLTEQCYEQTMEAFARQLSWDSELVLVAADGDEIVGIIIGTIDNGRGYYYRLAVHPNYQRQGIGKKLIGSLRGRFEGRNVSKILVTADEHNEPILSLYESLGYAATDFFRSFQKLSIVTG; encoded by the coding sequence ATGGACGTTCGATCCTTCCAATTAGCTGATTATCGGCCTGTTACGGAACTTCTGGAAAATGTTTTGACGGAGCAATGCTACGAGCAAACAATGGAAGCTTTTGCCCGCCAGTTGTCTTGGGACAGCGAGCTTGTGCTTGTCGCTGCTGACGGTGATGAAATCGTCGGCATTATTATCGGGACGATAGATAATGGCCGTGGCTATTATTATCGACTTGCGGTTCATCCGAACTATCAACGTCAAGGAATCGGCAAGAAGCTGATCGGTTCGCTTCGCGGTAGGTTCGAAGGACGCAATGTATCGAAAATTTTGGTAACGGCGGATGAGCATAACGAGCCTATACTCTCACTCTATGAATCGCTTGGTTACGCGGCTACAGATTTCTTCCGTTCTTTCCAGAAATTGAGCATCGTGACCGGCTAA
- a CDS encoding DUF402 domain-containing protein — MTTYRPCVIKSFKNNGHLHRMWLENWQVPSELLAPEHAAEGMHVFINRQTPIQEADGKQWISRVPAVSFFIPGEWFNVVGLLEEYGVRYYCNVASPLFFQNDVLTYIDYDLDVIVPRGGKPQIVDQEEYELHKIAYHYSEEVNRKVMEGLQALLSRIESGHAPFNDELILAYFEAWNKQIGEV; from the coding sequence ATGACAACATATCGTCCCTGTGTAATCAAGAGCTTCAAAAATAACGGACATCTTCACCGCATGTGGCTGGAGAATTGGCAGGTGCCGAGCGAGCTGCTCGCGCCGGAGCATGCTGCGGAAGGCATGCATGTCTTCATTAATCGCCAGACCCCGATTCAGGAAGCAGACGGAAAGCAATGGATCAGCCGGGTTCCGGCGGTTTCTTTTTTTATCCCTGGCGAGTGGTTTAATGTGGTCGGACTGCTGGAGGAGTATGGCGTTCGCTATTACTGCAACGTCGCTTCACCTCTGTTCTTCCAGAACGATGTACTCACCTATATTGATTATGACCTTGACGTTATTGTGCCGCGCGGCGGTAAGCCTCAAATCGTCGATCAAGAGGAATACGAGCTGCATAAGATAGCCTATCATTATTCGGAGGAAGTTAACCGAAAAGTAATGGAAGGGCTTCAGGCGCTGCTTAGCCGGATTGAGAGTGGACATGCTCCGTTCAACGACGAGCTAATTTTGGCCTATTTTGAAGCGTGGAACAAACAAATAGGCGAGGTGTAG
- the lepB gene encoding signal peptidase I, whose amino-acid sequence MVEGPRLDTNSPHAVEDAPIGPRKRKGSSDAAKQKKPAMEPSKKVKLGRAAKGERNSQPWVAELRSWLITLAIAVLIVFGMHAFVFNLSTVKGQSMEPTLYESEWLFVNKLAFLTGSPSNGDVVILKDPAEDEGRKEFLVKRIVGLPGDTIEIRQGQLYRNGQLVVEPYTDTEIEDLDYGPDKISADHYFVMGDNRHAKASRDSRSFHAVPRSSIIGRADLIIWPIARLNQL is encoded by the coding sequence ATGGTTGAGGGTCCGCGATTGGATACGAATTCGCCTCATGCTGTAGAGGATGCGCCGATTGGGCCGCGTAAACGGAAAGGTTCTTCGGATGCTGCCAAGCAGAAGAAGCCGGCAATGGAACCAAGCAAGAAGGTCAAGCTAGGCCGGGCTGCCAAAGGGGAGCGGAACAGTCAGCCGTGGGTTGCCGAGCTGCGGAGCTGGCTGATAACGCTTGCTATTGCCGTACTTATTGTCTTCGGTATGCATGCTTTTGTATTTAACCTTTCTACTGTAAAAGGACAGTCGATGGAGCCGACCTTGTACGAGTCGGAATGGCTGTTTGTCAATAAGCTCGCGTTTCTGACCGGTTCGCCTTCGAATGGCGATGTCGTAATTCTGAAGGATCCGGCAGAAGATGAAGGGCGCAAGGAGTTTCTGGTGAAACGGATCGTCGGCTTGCCCGGAGATACGATTGAAATTCGTCAAGGCCAGCTGTACCGCAACGGCCAGCTTGTCGTCGAACCCTACACCGATACGGAAATTGAAGATCTCGATTACGGTCCGGATAAAATCAGCGCAGACCATTATTTCGTGATGGGTGATAATCGGCATGCAAAGGCGAGCAGAGACAGTCGTTCGTTCCATGCCGTGCCGCGCTCTTCGATTATCGGACGGGCGGATTTGATTATTTGGCCGATTGCAAGGCTAAACCAGTTGTAA
- the queG gene encoding tRNA epoxyqueuosine(34) reductase QueG, which produces MDWNRLKEDMKAAAAELGIDKIGVASAAPFTQLRERLERHRELGYESGFEESDLAKRTEPELLFDDPQSIIAIAIAYPSKLQDPPKSEPGARRGIISRSAWGEDYHSVLRERLRRLEAWLLERVPEGRFLSMVDTGALSDRAVAERAGIGWTGSNCSIITPEWGSYVYLGEMISNLPIPPDKPVTESCGSCTACIDACPTDALVAPGQLNSQRCISYVTQTKGIVSDELMRKIGNRLYGCDTCQVVCPENKGKNATHHPELTPDNEKVKPLLVPLLAMGNREFKERYGASSSAWRGRKPIQRNAVIALGNFKDASAIPALADVLQGDPRFELRATAAWSLGRIGGPAADELLRAARQRERDEAVIAAIEHALAGGTASI; this is translated from the coding sequence ATGGATTGGAATCGGTTAAAAGAGGATATGAAGGCTGCTGCGGCGGAGCTTGGCATAGATAAGATCGGCGTCGCTTCTGCTGCGCCGTTCACTCAGCTGCGGGAGCGGCTCGAGCGGCATCGCGAGCTTGGCTATGAGTCGGGCTTCGAAGAGTCTGACCTTGCGAAGCGGACGGAGCCGGAGTTGTTGTTTGACGATCCGCAATCCATTATTGCAATTGCGATTGCTTATCCGTCGAAGCTGCAGGACCCTCCGAAGTCGGAGCCTGGTGCGAGACGAGGCATTATTTCGCGCTCCGCATGGGGCGAGGATTACCATTCGGTGCTGCGTGAGCGGCTGAGACGGCTGGAAGCATGGCTGCTCGAACGAGTGCCGGAGGGGCGTTTCCTTAGTATGGTTGATACGGGAGCTCTATCGGATCGTGCCGTCGCAGAGCGTGCCGGTATTGGCTGGACGGGCAGCAACTGTTCGATTATTACGCCGGAATGGGGCTCTTATGTCTACCTCGGCGAAATGATATCGAACCTGCCGATTCCGCCAGATAAGCCAGTCACCGAAAGCTGTGGCAGCTGCACGGCGTGCATCGACGCATGTCCGACGGATGCGCTTGTCGCACCGGGCCAGCTCAATTCGCAGCGGTGCATCTCCTACGTCACGCAGACGAAGGGGATCGTCTCCGATGAGCTGATGCGCAAGATCGGCAACCGGCTGTACGGCTGCGATACGTGCCAGGTTGTCTGCCCGGAGAACAAGGGCAAGAATGCGACGCATCACCCCGAGCTAACGCCGGATAACGAGAAGGTGAAGCCGCTGCTTGTGCCTTTGCTCGCGATGGGGAACCGCGAGTTCAAGGAGCGCTACGGCGCGAGCTCCTCGGCGTGGCGCGGCCGCAAGCCGATTCAGCGCAACGCGGTCATCGCGCTCGGGAATTTCAAGGACGCAAGCGCCATTCCCGCGCTTGCGGATGTGCTGCAGGGCGATCCGCGCTTCGAGCTGCGGGCGACAGCGGCTTGGTCGCTTGGCCGTATTGGCGGCCCTGCGGCGGATGAGCTGCTCCGCGCCGCAAGACAGCGCGAGCGGGATGAAGCGGTCATAGCAGCGATTGAACATGCGCTCGCAGGCGGTACTGCTTCGATATAA
- a CDS encoding HD-GYP domain-containing protein, with the protein MKYVDMEAVESGDILGKTIYAVNGQVLLSANVQLTVYMISTLKRIGITNIYIKDASMPDIEEQEEILSEETKRAIIKQMSETMDAIRSGKDFNSRSVSLVIDDLLDEVIRNKEVLIHLNDIRTRDNMEYLHAMNVCMMSTLLGVGLYLNQIQLKDLAIGALLHDVGKPDLELVEGDAEPKHHMWRGFELLKSKREFSLLIAHVAFQHHEHVDGTGSPRGLTGDQIHLYSRIVAVTNTYDNLLQTGSAEGGPLLPHEACERMMAMSGTVLDHEILTQFLRAVSVYPNGVSVKLSTKETGIVVGQHRGLPGRPIVRVLERESAREKDNVESREIDLAKHTTVFIEQVLG; encoded by the coding sequence ATGAAATATGTCGATATGGAAGCAGTAGAGTCCGGCGATATTCTTGGCAAGACGATCTATGCGGTCAATGGCCAAGTATTGCTGTCGGCGAACGTGCAGCTGACCGTGTATATGATTAGTACGCTCAAACGTATCGGCATTACGAATATCTATATTAAAGATGCCAGCATGCCGGATATCGAAGAGCAAGAAGAGATCTTGTCGGAAGAGACGAAAAGGGCGATCATCAAGCAGATGTCGGAGACGATGGATGCTATTCGCTCCGGCAAAGATTTTAACTCCCGTTCTGTCAGCTTGGTTATCGACGACTTGCTCGATGAAGTCATCCGGAACAAGGAAGTTCTCATTCATTTGAACGATATTCGGACGCGTGACAATATGGAGTATTTGCATGCAATGAACGTGTGCATGATGTCGACGCTGCTCGGTGTCGGCCTGTATCTGAACCAGATTCAGCTGAAGGACCTGGCAATCGGCGCGCTGCTGCATGACGTGGGCAAGCCGGATTTAGAACTCGTCGAAGGTGATGCTGAGCCGAAACACCATATGTGGCGGGGTTTTGAGCTGTTGAAGTCGAAGCGCGAGTTCAGCCTGCTGATCGCGCATGTAGCGTTCCAGCATCATGAGCATGTTGATGGCACTGGCTCACCGCGCGGCCTTACCGGCGACCAAATCCATCTGTATTCCCGCATCGTAGCGGTTACGAATACGTACGACAATTTGCTGCAAACCGGAAGCGCCGAAGGCGGCCCGCTGCTGCCGCACGAGGCGTGCGAGCGGATGATGGCGATGTCCGGGACGGTTCTGGATCATGAGATATTGACGCAGTTTTTGCGTGCGGTATCCGTCTATCCGAACGGCGTGTCGGTGAAGCTGTCGACGAAGGAAACTGGCATCGTTGTCGGCCAGCACCGGGGCTTGCCGGGCAGACCGATCGTTCGCGTTCTTGAGCGCGAGAGTGCAAGGGAGAAAGACAATGTCGAGAGTCGCGAGATTGATCTCGCGAAGCATACAACGGTGTTCATTGAACAGGTGCTCGGCTAG